CCATAACTAAGTTCATCTATTGCAAAACGTCACACCTACAAACAAATGCTAGCATCACATTATAGAGGCAATAGATTTCATGGATCAACAAGGAAAAATTGTCCATACACAGTACATAAAAGGAAAACTAGCAAAACAATTGACTACACAAGTAAATAAATGGAAGTCAGAGTTGTTCATACCACTAATACCACTAAAGACTCCCTCAAGTCCCTGATGCTGGAGGTGCTGATGATTTCTGCCCAATTGGTGTATTAGGATATGCATAATGCATACCCTGTATCATCGGCCCACTTGACCCAGCACTAGCACCACCATAAGCCCCTAAATTTGTAGTGGTGCTGCCACCACTTCCTAAACTATCAAAACCATAATTTCCCATGACCCCATTATATCCTCCCACCCCCATCCCCATTCCCATTCCAATCCCTCCTTGTCCTAAAACCGCGATTGGACTTGCATTCATCAACCCTGAAGTAGCTGGACTTGGGTTCGCTAACAAGCTATTATACAACGGATAAGCACTCAACAAACCCAAATCCACATTAACATTTGGACTCTGCCCTAGCAATGCCATGTTCTGCGGCCCCATGGCAGCATACATAGGTGGAATAGGCTGATAACCAGTGGTAATTCCAGCAGCCCCACCATGAATCTTTTTCCCCTCAGCTGCCTTCTGGCAATGCAATTCGCGCCCCTCAAACACCTTATACGGTTCCTCTAACGCATTTTTCGCCCCTTCCACATTCCTGTACACAAACAAAGCGTACCCTTTAAACTTCCCTGTTTGCACATCAAATCCCATTGGGCCACTTTCGATCTCCccaaacttggcaaaaaatgCCCTCAATCTCTCAGCGCTCACATCACTCTGCACATTACTCACATAAATCTTCCTCCCACTCAAATTCCCATTTCCCTCCAGCTGCCCCGAGGTCGATGGGGGCCCTAAAGAAGCCAACTGCCAGACCACAAGTCGATTATTGAGCACCATGTTGGGCTGTTTCAGTGCTTTCAAAGCCGATTTTCGAGTTTTAAACGTAACAAAAGCATACCCTTTTGCTTTTCCAGTAGCCTTATCAAGAACAACATTGGAACTCTCAATTTCTCCAAAATTCTGAAATGctgaaattagggtttcgttcGTGGTATCCCAGGATAGACCGTGGATGAAAATTTTCCGATGGGAAACGTCCTTATCTGCAAATTCACAGATTTTCGCGAAAAAGGTCGAGCTAGAAAGCGCAGCATCGGTGAGCAGATCAATCAATTGGTCTTTCGAGAATGGTTCCAGGAGTTTTTGGACTTTCTCGGATTCGGATTCGGAGTCTGAAGATGAGGAGGAAGGAGATTTGACCTtcgatttggatttggat
This sequence is a window from Coffea eugenioides isolate CCC68of chromosome 7, Ceug_1.0, whole genome shotgun sequence. Protein-coding genes within it:
- the LOC113778023 gene encoding UBP1-associated protein 2B-like, with product MAKTTKVKKQKKVKPHHSSNLNPNPPDKMLKKKKKKLINQKSESKSKSKVKSPSSSSSDSESESEKVQKLLEPFSKDQLIDLLTDAALSSSTFFAKICEFADKDVSHRKIFIHGLSWDTTNETLISAFQNFGEIESSNVVLDKATGKAKGYAFVTFKTRKSALKALKQPNMVLNNRLVVWQLASLGPPSTSGQLEGNGNLSGRKIYVSNVQSDVSAERLRAFFAKFGEIESGPMGFDVQTGKFKGYALFVYRNVEGAKNALEEPYKVFEGRELHCQKAAEGKKIHGGAAGITTGYQPIPPMYAAMGPQNMALLGQSPNVNVDLGLLSAYPLYNSLLANPSPATSGLMNASPIAVLGQGGIGMGMGMGVGGYNGVMGNYGFDSLGSGGSTTTNLGAYGGASAGSSGPMIQGMHYAYPNTPIGQKSSAPPASGT